From the genome of Novosphingobium sp. TH158, one region includes:
- a CDS encoding efflux RND transporter periplasmic adaptor subunit — MRIKLNGIAAIGLLLALPLAGCSSGEETAAVQKAPAGPRLVLASTDAAAWQDVAAEIATVDQAQVLARIPGILTSLSVREGDMVRKGQVIGRIVDSQLGYQSGAYGAQAAAAQAQAAQAAAELERVRFLHQNGVYAKARLEQAQAAASAAQAQVRAARAQQAAVGAVAGQGEVVAPTDGRVLRADVPAGSPVAPGMPIAVITAGPTIVRLTMPESLADKVRPGAQVMADGRSGRVVKVYPAITAGQVIADVDMPGIDNSTIGRRVAAKVETGSRKALLVPASYVTSRYGIDYVTVLAKDGSAAQVPVQTAPSAETGKVELLSGVAAGDTLIAPAKGG; from the coding sequence ATGCGAATCAAACTGAACGGGATTGCGGCAATCGGTCTGCTGCTGGCCTTGCCTCTGGCAGGCTGCAGCTCTGGCGAAGAAACCGCCGCGGTTCAAAAAGCCCCCGCCGGTCCGCGACTGGTTCTGGCCTCCACCGATGCGGCTGCGTGGCAAGACGTGGCGGCAGAGATTGCCACGGTCGATCAGGCGCAGGTCCTTGCCCGGATACCCGGCATCCTCACCTCCCTCTCCGTGCGTGAGGGGGATATGGTGCGCAAGGGGCAGGTGATCGGACGGATCGTCGACAGCCAGCTTGGCTATCAGTCCGGAGCCTATGGCGCCCAAGCCGCTGCGGCACAGGCGCAGGCCGCCCAGGCGGCAGCCGAGTTGGAGCGCGTGCGCTTCCTTCACCAGAACGGCGTCTATGCCAAGGCGCGGCTGGAACAGGCGCAGGCCGCAGCTTCGGCTGCGCAGGCCCAGGTCCGCGCGGCACGCGCCCAGCAAGCCGCCGTAGGCGCTGTTGCCGGACAAGGCGAGGTTGTCGCGCCGACCGATGGCCGGGTGCTGCGCGCCGATGTCCCCGCGGGTTCTCCGGTTGCTCCGGGCATGCCCATCGCCGTAATCACTGCTGGCCCCACCATCGTGCGCCTGACCATGCCGGAATCGCTGGCCGATAAGGTCCGCCCCGGTGCGCAGGTCATGGCTGACGGAAGGTCTGGCCGCGTGGTGAAAGTCTATCCAGCGATCACTGCGGGTCAGGTCATCGCCGATGTCGACATGCCCGGCATCGACAACAGCACGATCGGGCGCCGCGTGGCGGCCAAGGTCGAAACCGGCAGCCGCAAGGCCCTGCTGGTTCCGGCCAGCTATGTCACCAGCCGCTATGGCATCGATTACGTTACGGTTCTCGCCAAGGACGGCAGCGCGGCGCAGGTTCCGGTCCAGACCGCCCCCTCGGCGGAAACCGGTAAGGTAGAACTGCTTTCGGGCGTTGCTGCGGGCGATACGCTGATCGCGCCGGCCAAGGGGGGCTGA
- a CDS encoding DUF2202 domain-containing protein, with amino-acid sequence MPNINLEAVLLEALDDERKAEATYGAVIEKFGEVRPFINIIEAERRHSAAIERQMTRLGFAIPANQWQGKGMAPATLAEACRMAIEAEVENIALYDRLLPAIADASVRHVLQNLQDASRDNHLPAFRRCLERENGGGGSGGARDGQGSQGRHGRGRGPRGGCST; translated from the coding sequence ATGCCTAACATCAATCTGGAAGCTGTCTTGCTGGAAGCGCTAGACGACGAGCGCAAGGCTGAGGCGACTTATGGTGCCGTCATTGAGAAATTTGGCGAGGTCAGGCCCTTCATCAACATCATCGAGGCCGAACGGCGCCATTCCGCAGCGATTGAGCGGCAGATGACACGCCTAGGTTTCGCGATCCCGGCCAATCAATGGCAAGGCAAGGGCATGGCCCCTGCTACGCTGGCAGAGGCTTGCCGTATGGCCATCGAGGCCGAGGTCGAGAACATCGCCCTTTATGATCGGCTGCTACCCGCCATCGCCGACGCTTCCGTCCGGCATGTCCTGCAGAACCTGCAGGATGCATCGCGAGATAATCACTTACCGGCGTTTCGCCGCTGCCTTGAACGTGAGAACGGCGGGGGCGGAAGTGGCGGCGCCAGAGATGGACAGGGAAGTCAGGGTCGACATGGTCGGGGTCGGGGCCCTCGCGGCGGATGCTCGACCTGA
- a CDS encoding peroxiredoxin: MDDSDGKACYAPVRIGEAAPDFVARSTEGMVRLSDYRGRWLVFFSHPGDFTPVCTSEFVAFARTFDRFEALGCSLLGHSVDSLFSHLAWIRALHDDLGVTVPFPIVEDPNLEIARAFGMVSAEAHNAASVRAAYFIDPAGIVRAMNWYPMAVGRSVDEILRIVTALQRTEDGQCLAPEGWQPGDRLLAPPGFSKDDALAADKATEWFYRPVTDQQS, encoded by the coding sequence ATGGACGATAGTGACGGTAAGGCTTGTTACGCCCCGGTACGCATTGGCGAAGCCGCGCCGGATTTCGTTGCTCGTTCGACCGAAGGAATGGTTCGCCTGTCCGACTATCGCGGCCGCTGGCTGGTGTTCTTCTCGCACCCTGGCGACTTCACCCCGGTCTGCACCAGTGAATTCGTGGCTTTCGCCCGTACCTTTGACCGCTTCGAGGCTTTGGGTTGCAGTCTGCTTGGCCATTCGGTCGACAGCTTGTTTTCCCATCTCGCCTGGATCCGCGCCTTGCATGACGACTTGGGCGTCACTGTGCCGTTTCCCATCGTCGAGGATCCCAACCTCGAGATCGCGCGCGCCTTTGGCATGGTTTCAGCCGAAGCACATAATGCAGCATCAGTGCGTGCAGCCTATTTCATCGATCCGGCAGGCATTGTCCGCGCGATGAACTGGTATCCGATGGCCGTTGGGCGTTCGGTTGATGAGATCTTGAGGATCGTTACTGCACTCCAGCGTACGGAAGATGGGCAATGTCTGGCGCCTGAAGGCTGGCAGCCGGGCGATCGGTTGCTGGCGCCGCCGGGGTTCAGCAAGGACGACGCCCTGGCCGCCGACAAGGCGACGGAATGGTTCTATCGTCCAGTTACGGACCAGCAGTCATGA
- a CDS encoding TlpA disulfide reductase family protein — MNPDTIIQIGPLALALDRLLAVGLMLAFLTALDWIARRYRVAAWQPAGLALLAGIIAARAGHVWQYRESYALEPVAALQAWLGGWDWRAGVAAAGLVVIVTLRQSRPVLAGLGVLAGLALAWAGFLAAGESKSSLRLPQALTLERVTAEPGVSPHWQIGDLRGRPIVLNLWATWCPPCRREMPMLTRAAATERRAEILLVNQGETSAQIRVFLRAQGLDPAHVASDPSGLLSEMTGARALPTTLFIASDGTVRQVHTGEITRVQLDIAIRALERP, encoded by the coding sequence TTGAACCCGGACACCATCATCCAGATTGGCCCGCTAGCACTGGCGCTGGACCGCCTCTTGGCAGTGGGCCTGATGCTCGCTTTCCTGACGGCACTGGACTGGATCGCGCGCCGCTATCGCGTGGCTGCCTGGCAACCGGCAGGCCTGGCCCTGCTGGCGGGCATCATCGCCGCACGGGCTGGCCACGTCTGGCAGTATCGCGAAAGCTATGCGCTGGAGCCGGTCGCGGCTCTGCAGGCATGGCTGGGCGGTTGGGACTGGCGTGCCGGCGTGGCAGCCGCCGGACTGGTGGTAATCGTGACCTTGCGCCAAAGCAGACCGGTACTAGCCGGGCTGGGTGTGCTGGCCGGCCTGGCTCTAGCTTGGGCCGGCTTCCTAGCTGCCGGAGAGAGCAAATCGTCGCTCCGCCTGCCGCAGGCCCTGACCCTGGAGCGGGTTACAGCGGAGCCCGGCGTTTCGCCGCACTGGCAGATTGGAGACCTGCGGGGGCGGCCCATCGTGCTGAACCTATGGGCCACCTGGTGCCCACCCTGCCGCCGCGAAATGCCGATGCTGACGCGGGCGGCCGCAACGGAGCGCCGGGCCGAAATCCTGCTGGTGAACCAGGGCGAAACGTCCGCCCAGATCAGGGTTTTCCTGCGCGCTCAAGGGCTTGATCCTGCCCATGTCGCCAGCGATCCGTCAGGGCTGCTGAGCGAGATGACTGGCGCCAGAGCGCTGCCGACGACCCTGTTCATTGCCAGCGATGGCACGGTCCGCCAGGTCCACACGGGCGAGATTACCCGCGTTCAGCTCGACATTGCGATCCGGGCGCTGGAACGGCCGTAA
- a CDS encoding ATP-binding cassette domain-containing protein has translation MIERLLRDATRRQRRSTVIAISLAMVAAVAGVALLALSGWFLTGAAIAGASGIASVRAFNYLLPSAGIRGLAIARTLSRYSERLYSHRAALFALADLRPTLFAKLAGTDPSRALARSSGDMAARLGSDVDALEDSVVRKVTVPGALAGAGAGLIASSLAGLPAALALLAGLAAMRLSSRVLAPRLLTKPRQDHAAALNRLKADYTSYAACSGEIAVYNLGTQVIAALEPHARALDAARSAVVRGEAVIQGAQLVLAGLTVASVLALADGGAALVALAALAAAAAAENWSVLARTDMERLRVQDAIIRLESIATLPAREIDAALSTNGGSIALTIEGQSYVVPPGGRLLIGGPSGSGKSRLLGTLIGLRSDAPEGLAVDGQGVRTLGLAGLRPLFAYAAQDAGLIAGTVADNLRLARQGISEPEMWAALETACLAETVRNLPEGLTQWLGDNGARLSGGQRKRLVLARALLAGKPWLVLDEPSEGLDPETEHALYQRLSAWLDRTETGLVLVSHRSGLHALARQVVTLVPVSA, from the coding sequence ATGATCGAACGTCTCCTGCGCGATGCAACACGCAGGCAGCGCCGAAGCACGGTCATTGCCATCAGCCTGGCCATGGTTGCGGCGGTGGCCGGAGTAGCGCTTCTGGCCTTGTCCGGCTGGTTCCTGACCGGCGCTGCCATTGCCGGGGCGAGCGGCATCGCCAGCGTGCGCGCCTTCAACTACCTACTGCCCAGTGCCGGGATCCGGGGGCTGGCAATCGCCCGCACGCTCAGCCGCTATAGTGAGCGCTTGTACAGCCACCGGGCCGCGCTCTTTGCCCTGGCGGACTTGCGGCCTACGCTGTTTGCAAAGCTTGCAGGAACCGACCCATCCCGCGCTCTGGCCCGGTCCAGCGGTGATATGGCAGCGCGGCTTGGCTCCGATGTCGATGCGCTAGAGGACAGCGTGGTACGCAAGGTCACGGTTCCGGGTGCGCTGGCCGGAGCAGGTGCGGGCCTGATCGCGTCAAGCCTTGCAGGCTTGCCGGCGGCGCTTGCCTTGCTGGCGGGCCTTGCGGCGATGCGGCTATCCTCGCGGGTGCTGGCGCCCCGGCTGCTGACAAAGCCCCGTCAGGACCATGCTGCAGCTCTCAATCGTCTCAAGGCTGACTATACGAGTTATGCCGCCTGTTCCGGCGAAATCGCGGTCTATAACCTTGGCACGCAGGTCATCGCCGCGCTGGAGCCGCACGCCCGCGCGCTGGACGCGGCGCGCAGTGCGGTGGTCCGGGGCGAAGCGGTGATACAGGGCGCGCAATTGGTGTTGGCCGGCTTGACCGTGGCGAGCGTGCTGGCGCTTGCCGATGGCGGCGCAGCGCTGGTTGCCCTGGCAGCGCTTGCGGCGGCAGCCGCGGCGGAAAATTGGTCGGTGCTGGCCCGGACGGACATGGAGCGCCTGCGCGTGCAGGATGCCATCATCCGCCTGGAAAGCATCGCCACGCTGCCTGCCCGCGAGATCGATGCGGCTTTGTCCACTAACGGCGGGAGCATTGCCCTCACCATCGAGGGTCAATCCTATGTCGTGCCGCCGGGCGGGCGCCTGCTGATTGGCGGGCCTTCGGGGTCAGGCAAGTCGCGCCTGCTGGGCACGCTCATCGGCTTGCGCAGCGATGCGCCGGAGGGCCTGGCCGTGGACGGGCAGGGCGTTCGCACCCTGGGGCTAGCAGGCCTGCGCCCGCTCTTTGCCTACGCTGCGCAGGATGCCGGACTGATTGCCGGCACCGTCGCGGACAATCTGCGCCTGGCCCGCCAGGGCATTAGCGAGCCGGAAATGTGGGCTGCGCTGGAAACCGCTTGCCTTGCTGAAACGGTCCGCAACCTTCCCGAAGGGCTTACTCAGTGGCTCGGCGACAATGGCGCGCGCTTGTCGGGCGGCCAGCGCAAGCGTTTGGTGCTGGCCCGTGCGCTGCTAGCGGGCAAACCCTGGCTCGTGCTCGATGAGCCGAGTGAGGGCCTGGATCCCGAAACGGAGCACGCGCTGTATCAGCGCTTGTCCGCCTGGCTGGACCGCACCGAAACTGGATTGGTGTTGGTCAGCCACCGCAGCGGACTGCACGCGCTCGCTCGTCAGGTGGTCACGCTCGTCCCTGTCAGCGCGTAA
- a CDS encoding helix-turn-helix transcriptional regulator, whose amino-acid sequence MKPADLSELKANAAAMASRMKLMSHPERLLMLCRMDEGEVSVGELVELSGLSQSSVSQHLAMLRDENVVTIRGEAQTRFYSLNDPTVRAIIHALCDLCGETVR is encoded by the coding sequence ATGAAGCCCGCTGACCTTTCCGAACTCAAAGCCAACGCTGCCGCAATGGCCTCGCGCATGAAACTAATGAGCCATCCAGAGCGACTTCTGATGTTGTGCCGGATGGATGAGGGCGAAGTGTCTGTTGGTGAGCTGGTTGAGCTATCAGGCCTGTCACAGTCATCGGTGTCGCAGCATCTTGCCATGCTGCGAGATGAGAATGTCGTCACTATCCGCGGCGAGGCCCAGACGCGGTTTTATAGTCTTAACGATCCGACCGTCCGGGCCATTATTCATGCGCTCTGTGATCTTTGCGGGGAAACGGTTCGGTAA
- a CDS encoding efflux RND transporter permease subunit, with the protein MDLGISGKLTRATIQSPLTPLFLLAAIIVGLIATISIPREEEPQIKVPMVDIMVQAPGLAAADAVELVAKPLETIVRSVDGVEHVYTQAQDHGVMVTARFLVGSNPEDAAIRINEKIEANKHRIPAGIPFPQVTVRGINDVPIVVLTLTPKPGAAGQWNDQALAELAGKLRTEMAKVDDVGLTFLTGGQRMALRVVPDPGKLATYGVPLGNLIEAVTQANRAFPVGNVREAGQATLVVAGHSLGDAQELANIQVRSARGAPVLLSDIARVEQAPTQDQARSWRWAKDNKGQWNMAPAVSLAIAKRAGANAVTVSQQVVERVESLKGSLIPAGVEVAVTRNYGETANEKANELIFHLALATVSIVALIGFAIGWREAGVTAIVIPTTIMLTMFASNVMGFTINRVSLFALIFSIGILVDDAIVMIENIARHWAMDDDRSRIDVAVEAVAEVGNPTIIATLTVVAALLPMLFVSGLMGPYMAPIPINASAAMIFSFFVAVIIAPWLMIRFARKALTHGHDAHGGKLGALYKHYALKVIATREGAKRFLIGVGVATLVACSMFYFKAVTVKLLPFDNKSEVQIVADLPEGTSLEATSRVLEQAAAIARQLPEVVSMEAYAGASAPFNFNGLVRHYFLRNQPEMGDLMVTLLPKGDRSRASHDIAVDLRERLKGLSLPAGASLKVVETPPGPPVLATLLAEIYGPDEATRQKTAAQVEKLFRSVPFVVDVDNSFGQPRPVLRLVPDRAKLDQYGLSERHLFDSIGALMGTQVIGYAPRGGNEREPLPIEIALDQAQRQWSATLAATPVAATPTGQLIALGDLVTASIEPGSPAIFRRDGRGAAMVTAELAGRYEAPIYGMLAVNDAVDGFDWKAAGLFKPEVLLNGQPADESKPKLLWDGEWEITWVTFRDMGAAFMVALLGIYVLVVGQFRSFTLPLVILTPVPLTLVGIVLGHMLFQAPFTATSMIGFIALAGIIVRNSILLVDFIRHTRSADKSLRETLLEAGMIRFKPIVLTAAAAMIGAAVILTDPIFQGLAISLLFGLASSTLLTVLVIPAIYVLLRDDGIAYTEETQ; encoded by the coding sequence ATGGACCTGGGCATTTCGGGCAAGCTGACCCGGGCGACGATCCAGTCGCCGCTGACGCCGTTGTTTCTGCTTGCCGCGATCATCGTCGGCCTGATCGCGACCATCTCGATCCCTCGCGAGGAAGAGCCGCAGATCAAGGTGCCGATGGTCGACATCATGGTCCAGGCACCCGGTCTGGCCGCAGCCGATGCGGTAGAACTGGTGGCCAAGCCGCTTGAGACCATCGTGCGCAGTGTGGACGGCGTGGAGCACGTCTATACCCAGGCGCAGGATCACGGCGTGATGGTCACCGCCCGCTTTCTGGTCGGTTCCAACCCGGAAGATGCCGCGATCCGCATCAATGAAAAGATCGAGGCGAACAAGCACCGCATTCCGGCCGGGATACCATTCCCGCAAGTCACCGTGCGGGGGATCAACGATGTGCCGATTGTCGTCCTGACATTGACCCCGAAGCCGGGGGCGGCAGGGCAATGGAACGATCAGGCTCTGGCCGAACTGGCCGGTAAGCTGCGCACCGAAATGGCCAAGGTTGATGATGTCGGCCTCACCTTCCTGACCGGGGGCCAGCGCATGGCCCTGCGCGTGGTGCCTGATCCGGGCAAGCTGGCGACCTATGGCGTGCCGCTGGGCAATCTGATCGAAGCCGTGACCCAGGCCAACCGCGCCTTCCCGGTCGGCAACGTGCGCGAGGCAGGTCAGGCAACCTTGGTCGTTGCCGGACATAGCCTGGGTGACGCGCAGGAACTGGCGAACATTCAGGTCCGTAGCGCCCGCGGCGCGCCGGTGCTGCTGTCCGATATTGCCCGGGTCGAGCAGGCCCCAACGCAGGACCAGGCCCGGTCATGGCGCTGGGCCAAGGACAACAAGGGCCAGTGGAACATGGCGCCCGCCGTCAGCCTGGCGATTGCCAAGCGCGCCGGGGCCAATGCCGTGACCGTTTCGCAGCAGGTGGTCGAACGCGTGGAGAGCCTGAAGGGCAGCCTCATCCCCGCCGGAGTCGAAGTTGCGGTGACCCGCAACTATGGCGAAACCGCAAATGAAAAAGCCAATGAGCTGATCTTCCACCTTGCCTTGGCCACGGTCTCGATTGTTGCCCTGATCGGTTTTGCCATCGGCTGGCGCGAAGCCGGGGTGACGGCAATCGTCATCCCGACAACGATCATGCTGACCATGTTCGCTTCGAACGTGATGGGCTTTACCATCAACCGCGTCAGCCTGTTCGCCCTGATCTTCTCGATTGGCATTCTGGTCGACGATGCCATCGTCATGATCGAGAACATCGCCCGCCACTGGGCCATGGACGATGACCGCAGCCGGATCGACGTCGCAGTCGAGGCAGTGGCCGAAGTGGGCAACCCGACGATCATTGCCACCCTGACCGTGGTCGCGGCACTGCTGCCGATGCTGTTCGTCTCCGGTCTGATGGGCCCCTATATGGCGCCAATCCCGATCAATGCTTCCGCAGCGATGATCTTCTCGTTCTTCGTCGCAGTGATCATTGCCCCATGGCTGATGATCCGCTTTGCGCGCAAAGCGCTGACCCATGGCCATGATGCCCACGGCGGCAAGTTGGGCGCGCTGTACAAGCACTATGCGTTGAAAGTGATTGCTACGCGAGAAGGGGCCAAGCGGTTCCTGATCGGGGTCGGCGTGGCGACGCTGGTTGCCTGTTCGATGTTCTACTTCAAGGCAGTCACGGTGAAGCTGCTGCCGTTCGACAACAAGAGCGAAGTGCAGATCGTTGCCGACCTGCCCGAAGGCACCAGCCTTGAGGCCACCTCGCGCGTGCTGGAGCAGGCCGCAGCTATTGCTCGGCAACTGCCCGAAGTCGTCTCGATGGAAGCTTATGCCGGCGCTTCGGCTCCGTTCAATTTCAACGGGCTGGTGCGGCACTATTTCCTGCGCAACCAGCCGGAAATGGGCGACCTGATGGTCACTCTGCTGCCCAAGGGCGATCGCTCGCGGGCGAGCCATGACATCGCCGTTGATCTGCGCGAACGGCTGAAAGGTCTGTCCCTGCCGGCAGGAGCGTCGCTGAAGGTGGTGGAAACCCCGCCGGGCCCGCCGGTGCTCGCTACACTTCTTGCCGAGATCTACGGCCCGGACGAGGCAACCCGTCAAAAGACAGCGGCCCAGGTGGAAAAGCTGTTCCGCTCGGTGCCCTTCGTGGTCGACGTGGACAACAGCTTTGGCCAGCCCCGGCCCGTGCTGCGCCTCGTGCCTGATAGGGCCAAGCTTGACCAGTATGGCCTGTCCGAGCGGCACCTGTTCGATTCCATCGGCGCGCTGATGGGCACCCAGGTCATCGGCTATGCTCCGCGGGGCGGCAATGAACGTGAACCGCTGCCGATCGAGATTGCCCTGGATCAGGCGCAGCGCCAGTGGTCCGCCACGCTCGCAGCAACTCCGGTGGCGGCAACGCCCACAGGACAGCTGATTGCCCTGGGCGATCTCGTCACGGCTAGCATCGAGCCGGGTAGCCCGGCGATTTTCCGCCGCGACGGGCGCGGTGCGGCCATGGTCACGGCAGAGCTGGCCGGTCGCTACGAAGCGCCCATCTATGGCATGCTGGCGGTCAACGACGCGGTGGACGGCTTTGACTGGAAGGCGGCTGGGCTGTTCAAGCCCGAGGTCCTGCTCAACGGCCAGCCCGCTGACGAAAGCAAGCCCAAGCTGCTGTGGGATGGCGAATGGGAAATCACCTGGGTGACGTTCCGCGACATGGGCGCGGCCTTCATGGTCGCACTGCTAGGCATCTATGTCCTCGTCGTCGGCCAGTTCCGCAGCTTCACCCTGCCGCTGGTAATCCTGACCCCGGTTCCGCTGACCCTTGTCGGCATCGTCCTTGGCCACATGCTGTTCCAGGCGCCCTTTACCGCCACCAGCATGATCGGATTCATCGCCCTAGCCGGGATCATCGTGCGCAATTCGATCCTGCTGGTCGATTTCATTCGCCACACCCGCTCGGCGGACAAGTCACTGCGCGAAACCCTGCTTGAGGCCGGGATGATCCGGTTCAAACCGATCGTGCTAACTGCCGCAGCGGCGATGATCGGGGCGGCGGTCATCCTGACCGACCCGATTTTCCAGGGTTTGGCGATCTCGCTGCTGTTCGGTCTTGCCAGTTCGACGCTGCTGACGGTCCTAGTGATCCCCGCCATTTACGTGCTGCTGCGCGACGACGGAATTGCCTACACGGAAGAAACCCAATGA
- a CDS encoding class I SAM-dependent methyltransferase → MTTSSEHHGDALKYEDWAGEMGARWLANLTGFESTIAPAGAALLAHAAYQPGERVVDIGFGGGATSLAIAKAVTPEGEVVGIDISPDLAAATTRRAAAAGIANARFICADAATVAVPEAPFDRLCSRFGSMFFSEPVSAFANLRGLLKPGGRLDLAVWGPPQQNPWMLEGMAVARRHVEMPAPVPRAPGPFAFEEHDYMEETLIAAGFSNVNIVAAKGELPVGGPGATPEQAQAFVRHALAFGQALLDYPPVVQEAAAAELTSLYTKYYRPGEGVMMGYAIWLVSANA, encoded by the coding sequence ATGACCACTTCCTCCGAACACCATGGCGATGCCCTCAAGTATGAAGACTGGGCCGGCGAAATGGGGGCGCGCTGGCTCGCCAACCTCACGGGCTTTGAAAGCACGATTGCTCCGGCCGGCGCGGCGCTGCTGGCCCATGCCGCCTATCAGCCGGGAGAACGCGTGGTGGACATCGGTTTTGGCGGCGGGGCGACCAGCCTTGCCATTGCCAAGGCCGTCACCCCGGAAGGGGAAGTCGTTGGCATCGATATTTCTCCTGACCTTGCCGCTGCCACGACGCGCCGTGCGGCGGCTGCCGGAATTGCCAATGCGCGCTTCATCTGCGCCGATGCGGCGACCGTTGCCGTACCCGAGGCGCCGTTCGACCGGCTGTGTTCGCGCTTTGGCTCGATGTTCTTTTCCGAGCCGGTCTCGGCCTTCGCAAACCTGCGCGGTTTGCTGAAGCCGGGTGGACGGCTCGATCTTGCCGTCTGGGGGCCGCCGCAGCAGAATCCATGGATGCTCGAAGGCATGGCCGTCGCCCGCCGTCATGTCGAAATGCCCGCGCCCGTGCCGCGCGCGCCAGGGCCGTTTGCCTTTGAAGAGCACGATTACATGGAAGAAACGCTGATTGCGGCAGGCTTCAGCAATGTGAACATCGTTGCGGCCAAGGGTGAGCTGCCCGTCGGCGGTCCAGGCGCCACGCCGGAACAGGCGCAAGCCTTCGTGCGCCACGCGCTCGCCTTTGGACAGGCGCTGCTCGATTACCCACCGGTGGTCCAGGAGGCGGCTGCCGCGGAGCTGACATCACTTTACACCAAATACTATCGCCCAGGCGAAGGGGTGATGATGGGTTATGCCATCTGGCTAGTCAGCGCCAATGCCTGA
- a CDS encoding potassium channel family protein encodes MILFWALLIAFATVGLCVIVHYEALRLTSLFIPRLTIPPRPKVLVVIAAVFLAHLAEIVIFAVTYRLMQPFPQLGEIAGHFSRSAVDYFYFSITSFTTLGIGDLFPHGAYRIVVGFESLTGFGLIGWSVSFTYLVMQEFWTQHGPRPKRKIGRDGR; translated from the coding sequence ATGATCCTGTTCTGGGCCCTGCTGATTGCCTTTGCGACCGTGGGATTGTGCGTCATCGTCCACTATGAGGCGCTGCGCCTCACCTCGCTGTTCATTCCCCGGCTGACCATTCCGCCGCGACCCAAGGTCCTGGTGGTGATCGCGGCAGTTTTTCTCGCTCACCTGGCCGAGATCGTTATCTTTGCGGTTACGTACCGGTTGATGCAGCCTTTTCCTCAGCTGGGCGAGATCGCGGGCCACTTTTCCCGAAGCGCGGTCGATTATTTCTACTTCTCGATCACCAGCTTCACGACGCTGGGCATTGGCGACCTGTTCCCGCATGGTGCCTATCGCATCGTGGTCGGTTTTGAATCCCTGACGGGCTTCGGGCTGATCGGCTGGTCAGTGTCTTTCACCTATCTTGTCATGCAGGAATTCTGGACCCAGCATGGGCCCAGGCCCAAGCGCAAAATTGGCCGTGATGGGCGATGA
- the trxC gene encoding thioredoxin TrxC: protein MAIEPLLIICPNCTTANRVPRDKIAANGKCGRCSGPLFNGHPVTLGATNFDAHATRSDIPLLVDFWASWCGPCCQMAPAFEAAAAQLEPQVRLGKLDTEAEQAIAGRFGIRSIPTLIMIHKGREIARQSGAMSHAAIVTWAQRIIGAL, encoded by the coding sequence ATGGCAATCGAACCGCTCCTGATCATCTGCCCGAACTGTACGACAGCCAACCGCGTGCCACGCGACAAAATCGCCGCGAACGGCAAGTGCGGTCGATGCTCGGGCCCTCTGTTCAACGGCCATCCGGTCACCCTTGGGGCGACAAATTTTGATGCTCATGCAACCCGCAGCGATATCCCACTACTGGTTGATTTCTGGGCTTCCTGGTGCGGGCCTTGCTGCCAGATGGCGCCCGCGTTTGAAGCAGCTGCAGCACAGCTGGAACCACAAGTCCGGCTTGGTAAACTGGATACCGAGGCTGAGCAAGCTATTGCCGGACGCTTCGGGATCCGCTCGATCCCTACGCTCATCATGATTCACAAAGGACGCGAGATAGCCCGTCAGTCGGGAGCCATGTCGCACGCAGCTATCGTAACGTGGGCGCAGCGCATTATTGGAGCGTTGTGA
- a CDS encoding helix-turn-helix transcriptional regulator, whose product MMAPDTSQTATSTEEQAELLRVLGHPMRLAVLKELTGGERSVGDIAERTGLGLSVLSQQLAILRKAALVSSRREAKQVFYTIDADQMKVARAVLDDLVPAGEVNVPKENIGFGNARLGAAMFARVSRVTR is encoded by the coding sequence ATGATGGCGCCTGACACTTCCCAGACTGCGACCAGCACCGAGGAGCAGGCTGAACTGCTGCGCGTGCTCGGCCACCCGATGCGCCTTGCGGTTCTCAAGGAGTTGACCGGGGGCGAGCGCTCGGTGGGCGACATCGCGGAGCGCACGGGGCTTGGTCTCTCTGTGCTCAGTCAGCAACTGGCGATACTGCGCAAGGCGGCGCTGGTCTCTTCGCGGCGTGAAGCCAAGCAGGTGTTCTACACGATTGATGCCGATCAGATGAAAGTGGCCCGAGCCGTTCTTGATGACTTGGTTCCCGCAGGCGAGGTGAATGTTCCGAAGGAGAATATTGGCTTCGGTAACGCCCGGCTCGGCGCGGCCATGTTTGCCCGTGTCAGCCGCGTTACGCGCTGA